Proteins encoded together in one Acipenser ruthenus chromosome 40, fAciRut3.2 maternal haplotype, whole genome shotgun sequence window:
- the LOC117397228 gene encoding fibrous sheath CABYR-binding protein, translating to MSVPFSNTSLRVPRGFGNVLQGLAREVLREQPKNIPAFAAQYFKRLLREREKSGIDPVEWGAAIEDRFYNNHAFKTDSHLLSGEAGEQMDFDSPDKEEAILKIQASYRGYAVRQKLKKSAKAENEDTSSKDKEPVDICGTELIEAACVATTSTANLNICADELDIDLMGVGEAGDPANRDVCATELGQEPSHELLPVGVADKDICGEELQTHPVTEPEGSAQETLESAAKEEAATGAGESVIEEGDHANEDRETPRKVQTGDQPSEESMVQAEADPAATVNEAKAEEDQGQQAETAMEDEPEIEARPVMEDLQEEVSSAAPVDETQPIDQAEQHSEVEVSENDTTETQFKTEEEATVDAKAQNESAESENIEKDLQEQTEVPVEETKIQSEDKAEEPIEQTEVPAEETKIQSEEKAEEPVEQNEVPAEETEIQSEDKAEEPIEQTEVPAEETKIQSEDKAEEPVERNVPAKETEIWSEDTAEEPIEQTEVPAEETKIQSEDKAEEPVERNEVPAEETEIRSENTAEEPIEEAQAQRLEGEADESKNDSKELHEEEEEETEGPAEQTEAAQSEDKAGNEGAVDKAEEVGHEQEAEAKENTEADIDNTVE from the exons ATGTCGGTGCCTTTCTCAAACACATCGCTACGCGTTCCCCGGGGGTTTGGGAACGTCCTGCAGGGGCTTGCCAGGGAGGTCTTGAGGGAGCAACCCAAAAACATTCCCGCATTCGCGGCTCAGTACTTCAAAAGACtgctccgagagagagaga AAAGCGGCATAGATCCAGTGGAATGGGGTGCAGCAATTGAAGACAGGTTTTACAATAACCATGCATTTAAG ACAGATTCACATTTGCTAAGTGGAGAG GCAGGGGAGCAAATGGATTTTGACAGCCCTGACAAAGAAGAAGCCATCTTAAAGATCCAGGCTTCCTATAGAGGTTATGCAGTCCGGCAAAAGTTGAAGAAATCGGCAAAAGCTGAGAATGA AGACACATCAAGTAAAGATAAGGAGCCTGTTGACATCTGTGGCACTGAATTAATAGAAGCAGCTTGTGTAGCAACAACCAGCACTGCAAACCTCAACATCTGTGCTGATGAACTGGATATCGATCTGATGGGAGTTGGAGAAGCTGGTGATCCAGCAAACAGAGATGTCTGTGCAACTGAACTGGGACAGGAGCCATCCCATGAACTTTTACCTGTCGGCGTCGCAGACAAGGACATTTGTGGTGAGGAACTGCAAACTCATCCAGTTACTGAACCAGAAGGTTCAGCTCAAGAAACTTTGGAGTCAGCGGCAAAAGAAGAGGCTGCAACTGGTGCAGGGGAAAGTGTGATTGAGGAAGGAGACCATGCAAATGAAGATCGCGAGACCCCAAGGAAAGTTCAAACTGGTGACCAACCTTCAGAAGAATCGATGGTCCAAGCAGAAGCTGATCCTGCTGCTACTGTGAATGAAGCTAAGGCAGAAGAAGACCAGGGGCAACAAGCTGAAACTGCAATGGAAGATGAACCAGAGATAGAAGCTCGACCAGTGATGGAGGACCTGCAGGAAGAAGTAAGTTCTGCAGCCCCTGTAGATGAAACTCAACCAATAGACCAGGCAGAGCAACACAGTGAAGTAGAGGTTAGTGAGAATGATACAACAGAGACACAATTCAAGACAGAGGAAGAAGCCACTGTTGATGCTAAAGCTCAGAATGAAAGTGCAGAAAGCGAGAACATTGAAAAAGACCTTCAGGAACAAACTGAGGTCCCAGTTGAAGAGACCAAAATCCAGTCAGAAGATAAGGCTGAGGAACCCATAGAACAAACTGAGGTCCCTGCTGAGGAGACCAAAATCCAGTCAGAAGAGAAGGCTGAGGAACCCGTAGAACAAAATGAGGTCCCTGCTGAGGAGACCGAAATCCAGTCAGAAGATAAGGCTGAGGAACCCATAGAACAAACTGAGGTCCCTGCTGAGGAGACCAAAATCCAGTCAGAAGATAAGGCTGAGGAACCCGTAGAACGAAATGTCCCTGCTAAGGAGACCGAAATCTGGTCAGAAGATACGGCTGAGGAACCCATAGAACAAACTGAGGTCCCTGCTGAGGAAACCAAAATCCAGTCAGAAGATAAGGCTGAGGAACCCGTAGAACGAAATGAGGTCCCTGCTGAGGAGACCGAAATCCGGTCAGAAAATACGGCTGAGGAACCCATAGAAGAAGCTCAGGCACAAAGGTTGGAAGGTGAAGCAGACGAAAGCAAGAATGACAGCAAAGAACTacatgaggaagaggaggaagaaacaGAGGGCCCAGCCGAGCAAACAGAAGCAGCCCAGTCTGAAGATAAGGCTGGGAATGAGGGAGCTGTAGACAAAGCTGAGGAAGTAGGACATGAACAAGAGGCAGAAGCAAAGGAGAATACTGAAGCTGACATTGACAATACGGTAGAGTAA
- the LOC131708140 gene encoding uncharacterized protein LOC131708140 isoform X2, giving the protein MCPRPRCDFGDVKLSTQSLGMGFLFWPQMYTKMKTAPQYRTVIALLLLSVFEGSAADAAVILKYSLAGVLLGILLHILLLEL; this is encoded by the exons ATGTGCCCACGCCCTCGCTGTGATTTTGGTGATGTGAAGCTCAGCACTCAGTCCCTGGGAATGGGTTTCTTGTTCTGGCCTCAG ATGTACACCAAGATGAAGACAGCACCCCAGTACAGAACTGTTATTGCCCTATTACTATTAAGTGTCTTTGAAGGAAGCGCTGCAG ATGCTGCCGTCATCCTCAAGTATTCTCTGGCTG GTGTCCTCTTGGGAATCCTTCTACATATTTTGCTATTAGAACTGTGA
- the LOC131708140 gene encoding T-cell surface glycoprotein CD4-like isoform X1 → MCPRPRCDFGDVKLSTQSLGMGFLFWPQMYTKMKTAPQYRTVIALLLLSVFEGSAAADRTWEATVGEDARLECENPYKNDASVTMRWKINSTQIAFINLKDQKSNTGELRYDALLDPGKVYLVIKNVQKKDAGTYICEVYDDRDYQTLHVELLVKDAAVILKYSLAGVLLGILLHILLLEL, encoded by the exons ATGTGCCCACGCCCTCGCTGTGATTTTGGTGATGTGAAGCTCAGCACTCAGTCCCTGGGAATGGGTTTCTTGTTCTGGCCTCAG ATGTACACCAAGATGAAGACAGCACCCCAGTACAGAACTGTTATTGCCCTATTACTATTAAGTGTCTTTGAAGGAAGCGCTGCAG CTGACAGAACTTGGGAAGCAACTGTTGGAGAGGACGCCAGGCTTGAATGTGAAAACCCTTACAAAAATGACGCTTCTGTCACTATGAGATGGAAAATAAACAGCACACAGATTGCCTTCATTAATTTGAAAGACCAAAAAAGTAATACTGGAGAGTTACGATATGATGCACTGTTAGACCCAGGCAAGGTCTACCTCGTTATCAAAAACGTGCAGAAGAAAGATGCCGGGACTTACATTTGTGAAGTGTATGATGACAGAGACTACCAAACATTACATGTTGAACTCTTAGTTAAAG ATGCTGCCGTCATCCTCAAGTATTCTCTGGCTG GTGTCCTCTTGGGAATCCTTCTACATATTTTGCTATTAGAACTGTGA